In a single window of the Bradyrhizobium sp. ORS 285 genome:
- a CDS encoding DUF1134 domain-containing protein: MSFAIRLAATTLMAVLAMAASATAQQAPPYQPPPQPAPPYQAAPAYPAPPPQAAPAPRPAPSPDSFNPDELVNAGHRFFGNVSRGLASVIERAVSQWGLPNGYILGEEGAGAFVAGLRYGEGTLYTKNAGDLRVFWQGPSLGFDWGGDGARTMTLVYNLPATSAIYQRFVGIDGSAYIVGGFGMTALTANNIVLVPIRSGIGLRLGANVGYLKFTPSATWNPF; the protein is encoded by the coding sequence ATGAGTTTTGCAATCCGCCTTGCCGCCACGACGCTGATGGCCGTCCTGGCCATGGCTGCGTCGGCCACTGCGCAGCAGGCGCCGCCGTACCAGCCGCCCCCGCAGCCCGCTCCGCCTTACCAGGCTGCGCCGGCCTACCCGGCTCCGCCGCCCCAGGCGGCCCCTGCGCCGCGTCCGGCGCCGAGCCCGGACAGCTTCAATCCGGACGAGTTGGTCAATGCCGGCCACCGCTTCTTCGGCAACGTCTCGCGCGGGCTGGCCTCGGTGATCGAGCGCGCGGTCAGCCAATGGGGCCTGCCGAACGGCTATATCCTCGGCGAGGAAGGCGCCGGCGCGTTCGTCGCCGGTCTGCGTTACGGCGAAGGCACGCTCTACACCAAGAATGCCGGTGACCTCCGCGTCTTCTGGCAAGGTCCCTCGCTTGGCTTCGACTGGGGCGGCGATGGCGCCCGCACCATGACGCTCGTCTACAATCTGCCGGCCACCAGCGCGATCTATCAGCGCTTCGTCGGCATCGACGGCTCGGCCTATATCGTCGGCGGCTTCGGCATGACGGCGCTGACCGCCAACAACATCGTGCTGGTGCCGATCCGGTCCGGCATCGGCCTGCGGCTCGGCGCCAATGTCGGCTACCTCAAGTTCACCCCGAGCGCGACCTGGAACCCGTTCTGA
- the cysQ gene encoding 3'(2'),5'-bisphosphate nucleotidase CysQ, producing the protein MTTGPTAGTIGIEAAAALMTPLTELVVQAAQAILAVNRRAMAVTDKSDGSPVTEADLAADRVIAEGLARLAPEIPALSEERVGHCAAPFKGSFFLIDPLDGTKEFVAGRGEFTVNLALVSDASPLLGIVCAPAIGLIWRGLVGRGAERLSFTEAGLSEPVPIRTRPMPAPGEPWVAAVSRSHGDARSEALIAARPGAERLALGSAVKFGRLAEGLADIYPRLGPTSEWDVAAGHAVVVAAGGTVTSEAGVPLRYGERADSFIVPSFIAWGDPGAVTAV; encoded by the coding sequence ATGACAACGGGGCCGACCGCAGGAACCATCGGGATCGAGGCCGCCGCCGCGCTGATGACGCCTTTGACCGAGCTCGTCGTGCAGGCCGCGCAGGCGATCCTGGCTGTGAACCGCCGCGCGATGGCCGTCACCGACAAGTCCGATGGCTCGCCGGTCACCGAGGCCGATCTCGCCGCCGACCGTGTCATCGCCGAGGGTCTGGCGCGGCTGGCGCCGGAGATCCCCGCTCTGTCGGAGGAGCGGGTTGGACACTGCGCGGCGCCGTTCAAGGGCAGCTTCTTCCTGATCGACCCGCTCGACGGCACCAAGGAGTTCGTGGCCGGCCGCGGCGAGTTCACGGTCAATCTGGCGCTGGTCAGTGACGCGAGCCCCCTGCTCGGCATCGTCTGCGCGCCCGCCATCGGCCTGATCTGGCGCGGCCTGGTCGGCCGTGGTGCCGAGCGGCTGTCGTTTACGGAGGCCGGCTTGAGCGAGCCTGTGCCGATCCGCACCCGCCCGATGCCTGCGCCGGGCGAGCCCTGGGTCGCCGCGGTCAGCCGTTCGCATGGCGATGCCCGCAGCGAGGCCCTCATCGCGGCGCGCCCAGGCGCCGAGCGGCTGGCGCTGGGCTCGGCGGTGAAGTTCGGCCGGCTCGCCGAGGGTCTTGCCGACATCTATCCGCGGCTCGGGCCGACCTCGGAATGGGACGTCGCGGCCGGTCATGCCGTGGTGGTCGCCGCCGGCGGCACCGTGACCAGCGAGGCCGGCGTGCCGTTGCGCTATGGCGAGCGCGCCGACAGCTTCATCGTGCCGTCCTTCATCGCCTGGGGCGATCCCGGCGCGGTGACGGCCGTCTGA
- the chpT gene encoding histidine phosphotransferase ChpT, translated as MSGTSSSEIANPIPAPDTLELAALLCSKVCHDLISPVGAIVNGLEVLDDNPKPEDRDFALELIRKSAKTASARLQFCRLAFGAAGSAGAQIDLGDAQNMARGHIEDAKTSITWNLPRLLLPKNRVKLLLNMMVVAQQTIPRGGMLTVDPIGDGETMSFRVAATGLNARLPQNIVNILGGELQATIDAHAVQPYYTRLLAEACGLKVALAADGAAMVVQAA; from the coding sequence ATGTCCGGCACGTCCTCTTCCGAGATCGCCAATCCGATTCCCGCTCCCGATACGCTCGAACTTGCCGCTCTGCTCTGCTCGAAGGTCTGTCACGACCTGATTAGTCCGGTCGGCGCCATCGTCAACGGCCTCGAAGTGCTCGACGACAATCCGAAGCCTGAAGACCGCGATTTCGCGCTGGAGCTGATCCGCAAGAGCGCCAAGACCGCCTCGGCCCGGCTGCAGTTCTGCCGTCTCGCGTTCGGTGCGGCCGGCTCGGCCGGCGCGCAGATCGACCTCGGCGATGCGCAAAACATGGCGCGCGGCCATATCGAGGACGCCAAGACCTCGATCACCTGGAATCTGCCGCGGCTGCTGCTGCCGAAGAACCGGGTCAAGCTGCTGCTCAACATGATGGTGGTGGCCCAGCAGACGATCCCGCGCGGCGGCATGCTGACCGTCGATCCCATCGGCGACGGCGAGACCATGAGCTTCCGCGTCGCCGCCACCGGGCTCAACGCGCGGCTGCCGCAGAACATCGTCAACATCCTCGGTGGCGAGCTGCAGGCGACGATCGACGCCCATGCGGTGCAGCCTTACTACACCCGCTTGCTCGCCGAGGCCTGCGGCCTCAAGGTGGCCCTGGCAGCCGATGGCGCCGCGATGGTGGTGCAGGCGGCCTGA
- a CDS encoding YHS domain-containing (seleno)protein — translation MTAQRQQRNQKGSKPLFCRVFAAFTLAALLMLPVALRAATTQRIISDRFSGLAIDGFDPVSYFVDGKALLGLPDFEAAQGGVVWRFRNEGNRASFLAHPEVYGPQFGGYDPTDVARGVTVAGNPRLFAVVEDRLFLFSREESRDAFKADPERYLSKAEARWPALQEDLPQ, via the coding sequence ATGACCGCACAACGGCAACAACGGAACCAGAAGGGCTCAAAGCCGCTGTTTTGCCGCGTATTCGCCGCCTTCACGCTTGCTGCGCTGCTGATGCTGCCGGTTGCCCTGCGCGCGGCCACCACCCAGCGAATCATCTCCGACCGCTTCAGCGGTCTGGCGATCGACGGTTTCGATCCCGTGTCGTATTTCGTCGATGGCAAGGCCTTGCTGGGCCTTCCCGACTTCGAGGCCGCGCAGGGCGGGGTGGTCTGGCGGTTCCGCAACGAGGGCAACCGTGCCTCCTTCCTCGCCCATCCGGAGGTCTATGGCCCGCAATTCGGCGGCTATGACCCGACCGACGTGGCGCGCGGCGTCACCGTCGCCGGCAATCCGCGCCTGTTCGCGGTCGTCGAGGACCGGCTGTTCCTGTTCAGCCGCGAAGAAAGCCGGGATGCGTTCAAGGCCGATCCCGAGCGCTATCTCTCCAAGGCCGAGGCGCGCTGGCCGGCGCTGCAGGAGGATCTGCCGCAATAG